The window TGCATCAAACCCTTGACCTTAACCGGATGTCCGCGGGTCGAGATGCCCCATCAAGGTGCCTCTACACGCGATTGACCATGCGGATGAGGTCCAGCCACCGTGTTTGGACGAAGTCCAGGGTCTCATAGAACGGCGAAGGGCGCTTCCAGGGGAAGTAGATAGAGACCCCGTGGGCGCACTGAGCCAGATCGCGGCCATCACGGCTGCGACCCTGGGCGACATTCGCGATCACCGGCCCCTGCCCCAGGTCCAGGTGCGCGCGCAAGGCCCGCGCCCGCTCTCGCACGGCCGGCTTGCCATCCTGATAAGCCTGCAGAAAACGATCGAGAAAATCGGCCAGGTCTTTGTACTCATCGTCCTCAAAGGCTAGGGCTTCCTGTTTCGCATCGCTCAGGGCGTATCGCGTGGCGCTGGCAGGCTCTAGGGCCGCATCCACGAACTCTCGGAGCAATCGGCCGGTCTCCTCCAAGGTAGCAAGGCGTACAGCCGATTGCGTCACTGTAGGCGGCACGCGCGTATCCGAGGGATAGGAACGCAGGTACTCCTCCACGATCAGCCGGCTGAGCTCTTCTGAGGACATGTCAGGAGCCCTCACTAATCGCCCCAAGATTTGCGTGTACGGCCAGCCGGCCATCGGCTCTACCTCCTGCGAGGCGACCATGAACTCGGCCAGGTCGCGAAGTTGATATTGTACCTCGGCCATCGCCATAAGGCAGGCGTCCATCCCGATGATGTCCAGCCGCCGGCCCGCTTTTCTTTCAGCCTCTTGGATCGCCCGTTTCAGCTCCTCGTTGGTGAGGAAATCCATGGAGGTGTCATCAGCTGCGATCCCGCGCGTGTCCTCGGGCAGTTCCAGAATCCACCTCCCCGTGCCGCGAAACGGCGGGCGGGCGCGTGCCCCCACCAAAGGGCGCATTGCCCGGGAGACGGAGCGAACCTGGCTGTAGATGTCATCATCCTTCCATCCGAAGCCATGATTCCAGATCACAAGCATCGTACGCTCGGCTGGACAGCGATTCATCCCCCACACGATGAAATCCGTTAAAGTCTGAGGATCGCCGCAGTTAGCTTCGGGGATCGTTTCCACCACCTGATTCTTCGTGGCAACCCCTGCTCGGATCTCGAAACGATAGGTGCGGTTCCCCTCTGTGATCGTGTCGAATTGAGCCAGGATGGCCACCTCATCCGTAGAGCCGACTTTCTGGGCTTCCTCGATGTCCACATAGCCGGCTGAAGTCATCTCGGCCATCAGGGAGACCTTGCCGTATGGGGAATCGAACACTCTACCGTTGTCGCCGGCCATGTACAGCAGGATGGTCCACTTCCGTGTCGTGCGCACAGTGGCGCCTCCTTTGTTCTAAGCTCGGGGGAGGTCAACAGCTAACCCAAGCCGGCCATCGGCCGACCCACAGCCGAAGTATAGCATACGATGCTGGCAATTGCTAGCTTACCTGAGAAGGGTGAACGTCCTCTCAGAGAGTGCAGAGGAGAGACAGTTTGGGGATAGCCTCACCGTTCCGGGCGGAGCATCTCTTCACTGGCCGCAGATCGCGTCCCTGTGGCAGAAGCTCCGGCAAGGCGTTGGGGCACGTCGTGGAAGCTGTTGCACCGCACACAGATGCGGCGCACATTGCCCTCATCCAGACGGATTACCACATGCTCGGTCAGGTTACCGCAATCGGGGCAAAGTCGGTTCTCTCGGCTCATCTTCACCTTCCGGCCTCATCTACATATCAAGACGAGGAGAGAACCCTTGAGGATACGTCTGAGTCCCTCACCAGACGCAGCGATGCCATCACCAGCCCGATGTACAGCCAAAACAGGCTTGTCATATGCGGATAGGCCAGATTGAAGAGGTAGTGGTCGAACATGCCGGCCGCCAGGCCGCCTGCCACCGCCCCCCCCAGCCCCAGGATGATGCCCTCCCATCGCTCGGGGAGCCCCCGATGCCAGGCCTGTACCAAGTGGCCGAAAAACAGCGCCATCGTCAGCAGGAAAGCCGCTAGGCCAAGCAGCCCTATCTGCTCGGCGATCATCAGGTACAAATTGGAGACACCAATGTATAAGTCAATAGTTGGCGCGCCGGCGAATCCCACGCCGAACCACGGGTACTCTGAGATCAGACGCAGCGCGTCCCTATACTCACCGAAGCGCATTTGCGTCGCTAAGTCCTGGCCGCGCACGCCTTCGATGAAGTGGTTGACATACCCTTGCGTCTGAGGCAGCAACAGGAGGAGCAAAGCGCCGAGCAACGCCAGCAGCAAAAGCCGGCGATAGCGGACGATCCCCAGCAACAGCAGCGCAGCGGCCAACCCCACTAGTGAGCCGCGCGAATAGGTCAGATACAGGCACACCCCCTCCGTCGCCAGCATGGGCAAAACCAGCCAGCGCGGCCACAGGGGGGATCGCACCACAGCCTGCGGGGCTGTCACCAGCGTCACCAATACCATCAGCCCGCCTAACACGTTTGGGTCTACCGAGGTGCCAATGGCACGCATTGGATTCATGGGATCGTCCTCGATGTAGCGCAGGGCGCCATAGCCTCCCGGATAGCCGAAACGGCCCAACGCATTTAGAACGCGGACCGTCCACGCCTCAGGGATCGCGTAAAACACAACACCGATGGCCGCCGCGCCGAAGCCGGCCAACATCAACACGCGCAGGAGCCATTCGATCTGGGACGGCCGGCGCACGTGATTGATCACCACGAAGAACACGGCGATGCCCAGGATCATCTCGACGAAATCGCGCAGCGTGGTAGCTGTCAATCTGGCGTGCGCGAGCCCTCGAGCGAAGGCGACCAAGGCCAACCCAAGAAACAGGAACACAGCCAGGCCGATGGGCGATGCCTCGAATCGCCGTTCCCGGCCAGTGGCCAGGCGCGCAAACCATACGAAAAACAGCATGACCAGTGCCACATCCAGAAACGAAGGCGTAAAACCGAGCTTGAACGGGAATGTAGCGAAGGGCAGCAGGCAAGCGATGCTCACCAGCGCGATCAGACCCCACTGGATGGAAGTGAGCATGAGCGCTCCGCCTGCCAGAGTAATGGCACCCGCCAGCGAGTATAGGGGCCCCAGTGCAGCTACGTAGCTGGCTACGATCAGCGCCGCAATTACACAGATCGTCCCAATCGCTAAACAAGCGGCTCGCCGATCAGGGCCAAAGATCCACCACTGTAGCCGCATCAGATACAAATTAAGCACGTTTCGCCTTCCTCACAGGGAATTTCTCTCACGTTGGAGAAGCAGGGTGATCGAGGACATGGCCTTCGACCATCTCAAGCCTTCACTTCAGACGAAAAACCTGCTTTAACCAGAATATGCTTCAGACCTCGCGTTTCGTCAACTGAGGGGATGTCGCGGGGGATATGCTCGATTTGTCAGCAAGCGTTCAGAGTGTTCCTCGCTGACAGGAGAGGCACAAAGGGATTACCCTCCGCAAAATCTTCTCTTTCATCCGCCTGGCTCGGCCTCAGGAGCAAAAGCGGAAGTCGAGAGGAGACAGGCCAAGGGCCTGATCAGGAGGCTTGGAAGAGTCCAATCCCACTGAATGTAGGATACCCGTTTTCGCGAAATCGTGGCAATTGTGGTATATTGAGTGGAGTTTACAATCCTAGGGTGGACTCTAATCCAGTGGAGTCTCAGCATACCTCTTCCTGGGAATACCTCCTCGGCATTCATCGGCTGGGGCGGGACATGTTGCGCCAGATTAGGCATAGGACGCGTATCTCACTTACGGTAGGCTTTCTAGTGTTGTTCGCTTTGGGGACAGTTGGCACACTGCTGGGGTTGACCGCCGGCTATTTTGGAGAGCTAGTAGCTTCGATCATCATGCGGCTGATGGACATCCTTCTCGCCTTCCCAGCCATCCTTCTGGCCATTGCCATCGTGGCCATTCGCGGGCCGGGCCTGACCAATACGATGATCGCCGTCTCCATCGTGGGGATTCCCGGCTACGCTCGAGTGGTGCGCTCTATGGTGCTCTCGATCCGCGAGCGCGACTATGTAGAGGCTGCGCGCATGGTGGGCGTGAGCGATCTGCGCATCATGTCTCGATATATCCTGCCTAACAGCCTGTCCCCCATCATCGTGCAGGCCACCCTGGGCGTTGGCGGGGCGATCCTGTTTGCCGCAGCGCTGGGGTTTCTCGGCCTAGGCGCACAACCGCCGGCCCCTGAGTGGGAAGCTATGATCGGCGACGGCATCCCGTTCCTGCGACAGTCGCCGCATATGGTCTTCTTCCCCGGCACGGCGATCATGCTGACCGTGTTGGGGTTCAATCTCTTAGGCGACGGCCTGCGCGATGCCCTGGACCCGCAGACTCAGGTGTAGCGCTTCCCACAGCTATTTCGTCTGAAGAAGGGATTTCACATGCGAGGAACCGAAGAACTGCTGGCGCGTGAGCGCCGAATCGCAGGGGAGATCTACACATCGGATATGGCCTATCGGCATCTGTTGGCGCTCTGTGATGGCTGTGGCCATCGGTTCACTGGTTCAGCCGGGGAGTCCCGAGCCGTCTCTTATCTGGTCGAGCGGTTGACCGAGTATGGGCTCCATCACGTTCGCGTGGAGGAGGTCCCTCTTACTGGGTGGCAGCGCGGCGATGCCCGCCTTCAAGCGATCGGCCGGGATGAAATCCACTTGGATTGCCTGGCGTTGCCTTATTCCCCGGCCGGCGAGGTGGAAGCTGAGCTGCTCGACCTGGGCTCGGGGGTGCCGGAGGTTATCGCCGCGCGCGCTAGCGAGATCCGGGGCAAGATCGTGCTGGTCTCCAGCGCTAATCCGCCTATGTACAGCCGAAACGTGCACCGCCTGGAGAAATACGGCCGGGCTGTCCAGGCAGGCGCGGTGGGATTCATCTTCGTTGGCGATGAGCCAGGCCAACTGGCCCAGACTGGCGCCTTACCCATCGGCGCGCCGATCCCGGGCGTGGGCGTGAGCCGAGAGACGGGCTCGGCACTGACACGGGCATTGCAAGCTGGACCAGTGCGCGTACGCCTCCAGGTGGCCGGAAGCACTCATCCCATCGTCGCCTACAACGTGGTGGGAGAGCTGCCAGGGAAGCAGACATCACCATGGTTGATCGCCTGTGCCCATCTGGACAGTCATGACATTGCTCCGGGTGCTAACGACAACGCCTCGGGTGTAGTAGCTGTGTTGGAAGCCGCCCGGGCGCTGGCGTTGGATGGAGCCCTACCGCTGCCGGTGCGCTTTATCTTCTTCACAGGTGAAGAGCTGGGGCTGCTGGGCGCTCATCGATATATTGCCACTCACCGGGCAGAGCTCTCTTCGGTACGCTTTGTGCTCAATCTAGACACGGTCGGCGGCCCTGGAAAGCTGGCCATCTTTCTGCAGGGATGGCCAGAGCTGTTATCACGCTTCCAAGCTCAGGCGCAAGCAATCAATCCGGAGAGCATGGTTGTGGATCGCCTGGTGCCCTATTCCGATCATTTCCCCTTCGCCCTGCAAGGCGTGCCATCAGCAATGGTGGCCTCCTGGAGCGGCGGTGGTGGACGCGGATGGGGTCACACAGCCGCCGACACGGTGGACAAGGTGTCGCCGGGAAGCTTGCAGGCAGCAGCAACCTTTACGGCGCGCCTGCTATTGCACTTGGCTGCTAATCAGGATCCATGGCCGCCTCACCGCACCCAGAATGAAGTTCAGGCATTGTTACAGCGAGAGGGATTGGAGGAGGTCATGCGCTTAGAAGGCCGTTGGCCTTTCGCAAGTTGAAAAAACATTTTAGCTCTACAACGAGGGGAGGTTGCCATGAGAGCCTTGAGACGAGCGTTCATGACGATCTTGTTAGCCATCGGGCTCCTCATCGTGGCTCCCGTCGTTCACGCCTTCGACGGACGTTCTGGCGATCGCGTGGTTATCGCTGCGGAAGAGGTGATCTCGGATGATCTCTATGCCGCTGCGAATGAGGTAGTCATCAATGGACAGATCGAAGGGAGCCTCCTGGCAACCGGCCGCCAAGTTCGAATCGAGCGGACGGCGAAGGTGGCTCGTAATCTAATCGTGGCAGCCCAATTTGTGCAGATCGAGGGAGGGGCTCAGATCGGTGGTGACCTGATCGCAGTCGGCCAAGACCTGAGGGTAGATGGCTCGATAGCTGGCAGCGTGATCGGCTTCAGTGCTCAAATGGATCTGGGAGGACAAGTCGGTGGAGATTTGGTATTCTGGGGTGGGGACGTCGGAATCGCTGGCCAAATCGCTCGGGATGGCCTCCTTGCGGTTGAGCAATTCGAACTGAGTGGGCGCATCGAACGGAACTTGCGTCTAGTAGCCTCTCAGGTAGCGGTGGATCCGGCTGCCCGCATTGGGGGTGATCTGCACTATCGAGCTCCTGAAGCAGCCATCCCCGCCGAGATAGTTGCTGGCCAGGTGCAATTCACGCCATCTGTGGAAGAGCAAGAGGCTCCCTTAACCTTATCTGCCCGCGTTGGCGAATGGTCCCTAACGCAGCTCCGGCGCTGGATTAGTCTGCTCTTAGTAGGGGCGATCATGGTGGGCTTTGCTTTCAGGTGGACTCAGCAGATGGCCGATCAAGTTCAACAACGTCCTTTGGCCAACCTGGGGTGGGGCTTTGTAGCTTTGATCATCACGGTAGGCGGTGCACTGGCCGGGCTTCTTTTGACGATTCTATTTACGGTCCTCCTTGGGGTAGTCACCCTGGGAGATCTCGCTTGGCGTATCGCGCTCTTAGGCCTCCTGGCAATCAGTGGAATGCTCTTCCTGTTCAGCCTGGTATGGGCCTATCTCAGCCAGATCACGGTGAGCTTCCTGGTTGGGCGTTCGATCCTCGGCACACTGAAATCCTCGGCTGCGAAGGGGCGCTGGGGGCCTTTGCTCATAGGTTCATTTCTCCTCATCCTCCTTACAGCCATTCCCTACCTGAGCACCCTCGCCACGTTGGTGGTTGTGCTTTTGGGCTTGGGCTCCATGGCTAGATGGGCAGAGAGGCGATTTCGCCAAACCACTCTCGTTCAGCCAGGCTAACCTTCTACAATGGCTCATAACTCCGACAAACAGGAAAATGGAACACGGGTGAGCTGGCTACGTCGCTTCCCGGCACATGGTTTCCTCGGGCTTGGATTGATTGCCCTCGGTTGGCCTCTCTCCTGGCTGAGGCCGGCCTGGGCTTATCCCCTAACCCGACATGCCTTTCTGATCCTTTGGGTGGGCTATATCCTCACGGTGGACGCGCTAGTCTACGCCCGCAAGGGCACCTCGCTGTGGCGCCGCAGCCGCGCGCGTTTCCTCGGACTGTTTGCAGCCTCCGCGCCCGCTTGGTGGCTTTTTGAGTTCTTCAACCGGTATCTGCGGAACTGGGAGTATATCGGTCCACGGGAGTGGAGCGGCCTCCCCCTTTTTCTGGTTGCCACGGCTCACTTTACTATCGTAACACCAGCAATTCTGGAGACGGCGGAGCTATGGGGAAGTGTGCGCTGGGTGCGACAACTAGGGCCAGGTCCGCAGCTGAATGATTCACCGCGCACGCTGACGAACATGATCCTGCTAGGCATCGCCGCCGTCATCGCTGTGATCACCGCGCCACGATATGCCTTTCCGCTGGTGTGGATCTCAGTTTACTTAATCGCTGATCCCATCAACCACCTGCGCGGCCGTCCTAGCCTGATCGCTCCTCTGCGCAGGGGAGATTGGCGGCCGGTATTGGCGCTCTGGTTGGCAGGGCTAACATGTGGCTTTTTCTGGGAACTATGGAACTACTATGCGTGGCCCAAGTGGATTTATCATGTGCCATTCGTCGGCGTGCTTCATCTCTTTGAGATGCCTTTGTTGGGTTACGGAGGCTATTTGCCCTTCGCCATGGAGGTGTACGCGCTTTATCAGCTCACGCTGGACCTGGTGGGCGTTTCTGCCGATCATGTGCGACTGGTAGACGAGGTGTCGCTGGAACAGCCACCAGCTGAGATCGAGGCTGGATCATCCCGAGGCAGTGCTGAGGCTGCGTCGAGAAGCGGATAAAATCTTCCCTTGAAGAGGCGGTCACGAAAGAAGTGAACGCGGCATATGGACTTCAAAGGGCGTTACGAAGATCACCTGGGTGAGAGGTAACGTTCCACAAATCCACATGCATCAGCCGAGTCGCCAAATGCCCCCGGCGCGACTCGAACGCGCAACCGACGGATTCGAAGTCCGGCGCTCTATCCCTTTGAGCTACGGGGGCATGGCCCGATTCTATCACCGGCCACGCGTGAAGTCAAATGCCAGATCGAGCTTATTGCCCCCCACCCGGCTTTGCGCTATAATTGAGGAGTTGAAGCCGGGCAGGACCCCAACGGCCTCCCTACCGTTGATAATCTCTCGTGTGGTAGACAGGTTTCGATATGCAGGGAAGGACAGCCAACCCGGTTGGACTGGAGGGGCTTCTAGAGTTACTTCCGAAGACATGGCCTCCTTCGGATATCGAGCTGATTGAGCGCGCCTACACGCTGGCCGCTGCGGCCCACGACGGGCAGGTCCGCGCCTCAGGCGAGGCATATATCCACCATCCTCTGGCCGTCGCCAGCATTTTGGCCGAGCTCAATCTTGACCCGGCCACGATCGCCGCCGGCCTCCTCCATGATGTGGCAGAGGACTCCCAATATAATATCCAGTATATCGAGGAACATTTTGGCCCAGAGGTAGCGCGCTTGGTAGATGGGGTAACCAAATTAGAGCAGATTGATGAGCTCCGCAAGCCGGCTGAGTCTCTCCAAGATGAAAAAGCTGAGAGCCTGCGCAAGATGTTTCTGGCCATGGTGGACGACGTGCGCGTGGTGCTCATCAAGCTCGCCGACCGCCTCCATAACATGCGCACCTTGAGCTCACTCCCTGAACATAAACGCCGCCGCATCGCCCGTGAGACGCTAGAGATCTTCGCCCCCCTCGCCAACCGGCTCGGCATCTGGCAGATCAAGTGGGAGCTCGAGGACCTGGCCTTTCGACACCTCGAGCCCGCTACGTACAAAGAGCTCGCCCGGAAAATCCAGGAGCGACGCCAAGATCGTGAGCAATACATCAATCAGGTGATCCAGACCTTACAAGACGAGCTGCGCAAGGCCGGCATCCAGGCCGAGGTGAGTGGCCGGCCCAAGCACATTTACTCCATCTGGCGCAAGATGAAGCGGAAAGGCGTCGACTTCGACCAAATCTACGACGCCCAGGGCGTCCGTATCATCGTGAACTCGGTTCTAGACTGCTACGCGGCATTGGGCGTGGTACACAGCCTATGGCGACCTATTCCTGGTGAGATTGACGACTACATCGCCACGCCCAAGGACAATATGTACCGTTCGCTGCATACCGCTGTGGTAGGCCCCAACGGCCGGCCAATGGAGGTGCAGATCCGCACCTGGGAGATGCACCGAACCGCAGAATATGGGATCGCTGCGCATTGGCGATACAAAGAGCAGGGCGGCAAACGCGATATAGACTTTGAAAACAAGATTGCCTGGCTGCGACAGCTCATGGAGTGGCGACAGGAGGTCACAGACGCCCAGGAATTCGTGGACTCAATGAAGACAGACGTCTTCCAGGACCGCGTCTACACCTTCACGCCCCAAGGAGATGTCATTGACCTGCCGGCCGGTTCAACTCCCATTGACTTCGCGTATCACGTCCATACCGAGGTGGGACATCGCTGCCGCGGCGCGCGTGTCAACGGCAAGCTGGTGCCGCTGGACTACCAACTGCGCAATGGCGATCAAGTGGAGATCATCACAGCCAAACGGGGCGGGCCTAGCCGCGATTGGCTCAACCCCAATCTGGGCTTCGTCAAAACGCAGCGCGCTCGCGGCAAGATCCGCCAGTGGTTCCGCCGCCTGGACCGCGAGGTGAACATCGCCGAAGGCCGCCAGATCCTGGATAAAGAGCTCAAGCGGCTCAGCGTCGAGATCAGCTATGACGCTATCGCCAAGATGTTTAACTTTGAATCGGTGGACGACCTGCTGGCGGCCATCGGTTACGGCGACATCAACCCTCAGCAGATCGCAGCCAAAGTGCTGGAGGTGGAACGCAAAGACCAAAGCGCTCCATTGCCTGAGCCCGCCCACAAGCAGCGTCCCACCATTCCCATGGATGGAGTGAGCGTGCAAGGCGTGTCAGGCCTGCTAACCCATCCTGCGCATTGCTGTAACCCGTTACCTGGCGATGACATCATCGGATATGTCACACGTGGGCGAGGCGTCTCCATCCACAAACGGGACTGCCCGAACGTCTTGCTTACCCGTGAGCCTGAGCGGCTGATCGAGGTGAGCTGGGGGACACAACCACAGCAGACATATCCGGTGAGCATCATTGTGCACGCCTTCGATCGAGCGGGGCTGCTTCGAGATATCGCTAGCGTAGTAGCGGATGAGAAAGTCAATATGCGCGAGGCCCAGGCGATCACCGGATTGAAAGACAACACGGCGATCATCACAGCCACCCTGGATGTCACTGGCGTAGTACAGCTCAGCCGGCTTTTGACCAAGATCGAGCAGCTCCCCAACGTGGTGGAAGCCCGAAGGCGAGTCGGATAGCCAAAAGCCCTCACCGTCGTACATGAGGCTGCATGAGGCTGATCGAAGGCGATGAGGGCTTTTCGCGTCACTGGCGCGGGAAGATCAGCGGAGTAGGGGTGGGCGGCACTTTATCGGGCGACCAGTATCGCTCGATGGGAATTGCCTGTCTCTGTTCGTTCAACAGCTTCTGATAAGCTTCCGCCCGCCGTTGCTCCAACAGGAACGGCTCCACAGGACGGGCGAGATCTTTCTCCAGCACCTGGATGATGTGATATCCGTACATCGTCTTCACCGGATCACTGATCTGCCCCGGCTCCAGCGAGAAGGCTAACTGCTCGAACTCCGGGACCATCTGCCCACGGCCAAACCATCCAAGATCGCCGCCGTTCACTTTGCTCCCTAAGTCGTCTGAGAACTCCTGCGCCAGCTTCGCGAAATCCTCTCCGGCCCGCAGCCGTTTCACTAGTTCCTGTGCCAGCGCTAGCGCCTGTTCCTCCGTACGCGGTTCGGGAGTGGGCGTAGGAGTAGACGTCTGGGATTCACCCGGCAGCGGTGTGGCTGTGGGGGTTGGCGTTGGCTCCTGAGAGCCGGCCGGCAACGGCGTGGGCGTCGGGGTGGGGGTACGGATAGCAATCAAAATGTGACGGGCGTGAACCTGCTCCTCGACAGTGGGGACCTCATTGGCGACCTGCTCGCGCAGCTTCTCCTCTAGCAGTTGTACCTCAATCAGCCGCCG is drawn from Anaerolineae bacterium and contains these coding sequences:
- the relA gene encoding GTP diphosphokinase; the protein is MQGRTANPVGLEGLLELLPKTWPPSDIELIERAYTLAAAAHDGQVRASGEAYIHHPLAVASILAELNLDPATIAAGLLHDVAEDSQYNIQYIEEHFGPEVARLVDGVTKLEQIDELRKPAESLQDEKAESLRKMFLAMVDDVRVVLIKLADRLHNMRTLSSLPEHKRRRIARETLEIFAPLANRLGIWQIKWELEDLAFRHLEPATYKELARKIQERRQDREQYINQVIQTLQDELRKAGIQAEVSGRPKHIYSIWRKMKRKGVDFDQIYDAQGVRIIVNSVLDCYAALGVVHSLWRPIPGEIDDYIATPKDNMYRSLHTAVVGPNGRPMEVQIRTWEMHRTAEYGIAAHWRYKEQGGKRDIDFENKIAWLRQLMEWRQEVTDAQEFVDSMKTDVFQDRVYTFTPQGDVIDLPAGSTPIDFAYHVHTEVGHRCRGARVNGKLVPLDYQLRNGDQVEIITAKRGGPSRDWLNPNLGFVKTQRARGKIRQWFRRLDREVNIAEGRQILDKELKRLSVEISYDAIAKMFNFESVDDLLAAIGYGDINPQQIAAKVLEVERKDQSAPLPEPAHKQRPTIPMDGVSVQGVSGLLTHPAHCCNPLPGDDIIGYVTRGRGVSIHKRDCPNVLLTREPERLIEVSWGTQPQQTYPVSIIVHAFDRAGLLRDIASVVADEKVNMREAQAITGLKDNTAIITATLDVTGVVQLSRLLTKIEQLPNVVEARRRVG
- a CDS encoding ABC transporter permease, which codes for MESQHTSSWEYLLGIHRLGRDMLRQIRHRTRISLTVGFLVLFALGTVGTLLGLTAGYFGELVASIIMRLMDILLAFPAILLAIAIVAIRGPGLTNTMIAVSIVGIPGYARVVRSMVLSIRERDYVEAARMVGVSDLRIMSRYILPNSLSPIIVQATLGVGGAILFAAALGFLGLGAQPPAPEWEAMIGDGIPFLRQSPHMVFFPGTAIMLTVLGFNLLGDGLRDALDPQTQV
- a CDS encoding clostripain-related cysteine peptidase produces the protein MRTTRKWTILLYMAGDNGRVFDSPYGKVSLMAEMTSAGYVDIEEAQKVGSTDEVAILAQFDTITEGNRTYRFEIRAGVATKNQVVETIPEANCGDPQTLTDFIVWGMNRCPAERTMLVIWNHGFGWKDDDIYSQVRSVSRAMRPLVGARARPPFRGTGRWILELPEDTRGIAADDTSMDFLTNEELKRAIQEAERKAGRRLDIIGMDACLMAMAEVQYQLRDLAEFMVASQEVEPMAGWPYTQILGRLVRAPDMSSEELSRLIVEEYLRSYPSDTRVPPTVTQSAVRLATLEETGRLLREFVDAALEPASATRYALSDAKQEALAFEDDEYKDLADFLDRFLQAYQDGKPAVRERARALRAHLDLGQGPVIANVAQGRSRDGRDLAQCAHGVSIYFPWKRPSPFYETLDFVQTRWLDLIRMVNRV
- a CDS encoding polymer-forming cytoskeletal protein, giving the protein MRALRRAFMTILLAIGLLIVAPVVHAFDGRSGDRVVIAAEEVISDDLYAAANEVVINGQIEGSLLATGRQVRIERTAKVARNLIVAAQFVQIEGGAQIGGDLIAVGQDLRVDGSIAGSVIGFSAQMDLGGQVGGDLVFWGGDVGIAGQIARDGLLAVEQFELSGRIERNLRLVASQVAVDPAARIGGDLHYRAPEAAIPAEIVAGQVQFTPSVEEQEAPLTLSARVGEWSLTQLRRWISLLLVGAIMVGFAFRWTQQMADQVQQRPLANLGWGFVALIITVGGALAGLLLTILFTVLLGVVTLGDLAWRIALLGLLAISGMLFLFSLVWAYLSQITVSFLVGRSILGTLKSSAAKGRWGPLLIGSFLLILLTAIPYLSTLATLVVVLLGLGSMARWAERRFRQTTLVQPG
- a CDS encoding O-antigen ligase family protein, producing MLNLYLMRLQWWIFGPDRRAACLAIGTICVIAALIVASYVAALGPLYSLAGAITLAGGALMLTSIQWGLIALVSIACLLPFATFPFKLGFTPSFLDVALVMLFFVWFARLATGRERRFEASPIGLAVFLFLGLALVAFARGLAHARLTATTLRDFVEMILGIAVFFVVINHVRRPSQIEWLLRVLMLAGFGAAAIGVVFYAIPEAWTVRVLNALGRFGYPGGYGALRYIEDDPMNPMRAIGTSVDPNVLGGLMVLVTLVTAPQAVVRSPLWPRWLVLPMLATEGVCLYLTYSRGSLVGLAAALLLLGIVRYRRLLLLALLGALLLLLLPQTQGYVNHFIEGVRGQDLATQMRFGEYRDALRLISEYPWFGVGFAGAPTIDLYIGVSNLYLMIAEQIGLLGLAAFLLTMALFFGHLVQAWHRGLPERWEGIILGLGGAVAGGLAAGMFDHYLFNLAYPHMTSLFWLYIGLVMASLRLVRDSDVSSRVLSSS
- a CDS encoding M28 family metallopeptidase, yielding MRGTEELLARERRIAGEIYTSDMAYRHLLALCDGCGHRFTGSAGESRAVSYLVERLTEYGLHHVRVEEVPLTGWQRGDARLQAIGRDEIHLDCLALPYSPAGEVEAELLDLGSGVPEVIAARASEIRGKIVLVSSANPPMYSRNVHRLEKYGRAVQAGAVGFIFVGDEPGQLAQTGALPIGAPIPGVGVSRETGSALTRALQAGPVRVRLQVAGSTHPIVAYNVVGELPGKQTSPWLIACAHLDSHDIAPGANDNASGVVAVLEAARALALDGALPLPVRFIFFTGEELGLLGAHRYIATHRAELSSVRFVLNLDTVGGPGKLAIFLQGWPELLSRFQAQAQAINPESMVVDRLVPYSDHFPFALQGVPSAMVASWSGGGGRGWGHTAADTVDKVSPGSLQAAATFTARLLLHLAANQDPWPPHRTQNEVQALLQREGLEEVMRLEGRWPFAS